One Capsicum annuum cultivar UCD-10X-F1 chromosome 2, UCD10Xv1.1, whole genome shotgun sequence genomic window carries:
- the LOC107859734 gene encoding uncharacterized protein LOC107859734 (The sequence of the model RefSeq protein was modified relative to this genomic sequence to represent the inferred CDS: added 23 bases not found in genome assembly), translating into MVMVMVMVMAMSRLLPPSLSFHPPKPPQKTNSIYAQKNSFSRRLVLLTGSAPFTFFFSHLSLFIPISNAQTKSSSLLSDIANTKSWFQFYGDGFSIRVPPEFEDLTEPEDYNAGLSLYGDKAKPKKFAARFASSDGSEVLSVIIRPSNQLKITFLEAKDITDLGSLKEAAKIFVPAGSTLYSGRSIKIKEDEGFRTYYFYEFARDEQHVALVAAVNSGKVSSSLLFCRSSQISVASFKIFLPLESYIYCCTLNSEFPNLLLQAFIAGATAPESKWTNEGLKLRSAAVSMTVL; encoded by the exons GATGGCCATGTCCAGGCTACTCCCCCCCTCCCTCTCTTTCCACCCACCAAAACCTCCCCAAAAAACCAATTCAATATATGCCCAAAAAAACTCTTTTTCCCGAAGACTGGTGTTACTCACTGGTTCTGCTCCATTCACATTTTTCTTCTCTCACTTGTCGCTATTCATTCCAATATCCAACGCCCAGACGAAATCCTCATCTCTCCTTTCAGATATTGCCAATACTAAGTCTTGGTTCCAGTTCTATGGTGATGGGTTTTCCATTCGTGTCCCACCTGAATTTGAGGACCTCACCGAGCCTGAG GATTATAATGCTGGCTTATCACTATATGGAGATAAGGCTAAGCCCAAGAAATTTGCAGCGCGTTTTGCTTCTTCTGACGG ATCCGAAGTTTTAAGTGTCATAATTCGCCCATCTAATCAGCTGAAGATCACCTTCTTAGAG GCCAAAGATATTACTGATTTAGGTTCACTTAAGGAGGCAGCTAAAATATTTGTTCCAG CTGGCTCAACACTCTATTCTGGCCGCTcaattaaaattaaagaagatGAAGGTTTCAG GACATACTATTTCTACGAGTTTGCCAGAGATGAGCAACACGTTGCATTAGTGGCTGCTGTTAACAGTGGAAAGGTATCTTCTTCCCTTTTGTTTTGCAGGAGCTCTCAAATTTCAGTAGCTTCTTTCAAGATTTTCCTGCCTTTAGAGAGCTATATATACTGTTGTACCCTAAATTCTGAATTCCCAAATTTACTTTTGCAGGCCTTCATTGCTGGCGCCACTGCCCCCGAGAGCAAGTGGACTAATGAAGGTTTGAAGCTTCGATCTGCTGCAGTATCAATGACCGTCCTATAA